One Tursiops truncatus isolate mTurTru1 chromosome 3, mTurTru1.mat.Y, whole genome shotgun sequence DNA segment encodes these proteins:
- the CLINT1 gene encoding clathrin interactor 1 isoform X3 yields MNYSEIESKVREATNDDPWGPSGQLMGEIAKATFMYEQFPELMNMLWSRMLKDNKKNWRRVYKSLLLLAYLIRNGSERVVTSAREHIYDLRSLENYHFVDEHGKDQGINIRQKVKELVEFAQDDDRLREERKKAKKNKDKYVGVSSDSVGGFRYSERYDPEPKSKWDEDWDKSKSAFPFSDKLGELSDKIGSTIDDTISKFRRKDREDSPERCSDSDEEKKARRGRSPKGEFKDEEETVTTKHIHITQATETTTTRHKRTANPSKTIDLGAAAHYTGDKASPDQNASAHTPQSSVKTSVPSSKSSGDLVDLFDGTSQSTGGSADLFGGFADFGSAAASSNFPSQVTAASGNGDFGDWSAFNQAPSGPVAASGELFSSASQPAVELVSSSQPALGPPPAASNSSDLFDLMGSSQATMTSSQSMNFSMMSTNTVGLGLPVSRSQPLQNVSTVLQKPNPLYNQNTDMVQKSVSKTLPSTWSDPSVNISLDNLLPGMQPSKPQQPSLNTMIQQQNMQQPMNVMTQSFGAVNLSSPSNMLPVRPQTNPLMGGPMPMSMPSLMTGTMGMAPLGNSPMMNQSMMGMNMNIGMSTAGMGLTGTMGMGMPNLAMTSGTVQPKQDAFANFANFSK; encoded by the exons ATGAATTATTCAGAGATAGAGTCTAAGGTTCGAGAAGCAACGAATGACGATCCTTGGGGACCTTCTGGGCAACTCATGGGAGAGATTGCCAA GGCTACATTTATGTACGAACAATTTCCAGAACTTATGAACATGCTTTGGTCACGAATgttaaaagacaacaaaaaaaattggAGAAGAGTTTATAAG tCATTGCTGCTCCTAGCTTACCTCATAAGGAATGGATCAGAGCGTGTTGTTACAAGTGCCAGAGAACACATTTATGATTTGCGATCCCTGGAAAATTACCACTTTGTAG ATGAGCATGGCAAGGATCAAGGTATAAATATTCGCCAGAAGGTGAAAGAATTGGTTGAATTTGCCCAGGATGATGACAGGCTTCGTGAAGAgcgaaagaaagcaaagaagaacaaagacaaaTATGTTGGGGTTTCCTCAGACAGTGTTGGAGGATTCAGATACA GTGAACGATATGATCCTGAGCCTAAATCAAAATGGGATGAGGACTGGGATAAAAGCAAGAGTGCTTTTCCATTCAGTGATAAATTAGGTGAACTGAGTGATAAAATTGGAAGCACAATTGACGACACCATCAGCAAGTTCCGGAGGAAAGATAGAGAAGACTCTCCAGAAAGATGCAG tGACAGTgatgaggaaaagaaagcaagaagaggCAGATCTCCCAAAGGTGAATTCAAAGATGAAGAGGAGACTGTGACGACAAAACATATCCATATCACACAGGCCACAGAGACCACCACCACAAGACACAAGCGCACAGCAAATCCTTCCAAAACCATTGATCTTGGAGCAGCAGCACATTACACAGGGGACAAAGCAAGTCCAGATCAGAATGCTTCAGCTCATACACCTCAGTCTTCAGTTAAG aCTTCAGTGCCTAGCAGTAAGTCATCAGGTGACCTTGTTGATCTGTTTGATGGCACCAGCCAATCAACAG GAGGATCAGCTGATTTATTTGGAGGCTTTGCTGACTTTGGCTCAGCCGCTGCATCAAGCAATTTCCCTTCCCAAG taacaGCAGCAAGTGGGAATGGAGACTTTGGTGACTGGAGTGCCTTCAACCAAGCCCCGTCAGGCCCTGTTGCTGCCAGTGGTGAGCTCTTCAGCAGTGCCTCACAGCCAGCTGTAGAGCTTGTCAGTAGCTCACAACCAGCTTTAGGCCCACCTCCAGCTGCCTCAAATTCTTCAGACCTATTTGATCTTATGGGCTCATCGCAGGCAACAATGACATCTTCCCAGAGTATGAATTTCTCTATGATGAGCACTAATACTGTAGGTCTGGGTTTGCCCGTGTCAAGATCACAG cCTTTGCAAAATGTTAGCACAGTGCTGCAGAAGCCTAATCCTCTCTATAATCAGAATACAGATATGGTCCAGAAGTCAGTCAGCAAAACCCTGCCCTCTACATGGTCTGACCCCAGCGTAAACATCAGCCTAGACAACTTACTACCTGGTATGCAGCCTTCCAAACCCCAGCAGCCATCACTCAATACAATGATTCAACAACAGA ATATGCAACAGCCTATGAATGTGATGACCCAAAGTTTCGGAGCTGTAAACCTCAGTTCTCCATCGAACATGCTTCCTGTCCGGCCCCAAACTAACCCTCTGATGGGGGGACCCATGCCTATGAGCATGCCCAGTTTGATGACTGGCACCATGGGAATGGCCCCTCTTGGAAATAGTCCAATGATGAACCAGAGCATGATGGGCATGAACATGAACATAGGGATGTCAACTGCTGGGATGGGCCTGACAGGCACAATGGGAATGGGCATGCCCAACTTAGCCATGACTTCTGGAACTGTGCAACCCAAGCAAGATGCCTTTGCAAATTTCGCCAACTTTAGCAAGTAA
- the CLINT1 gene encoding clathrin interactor 1 isoform X2 — MLNMWKVRELVDKATNVVMNYSEIESKVREATNDDPWGPSGQLMGEIAKATFMYEQFPELMNMLWSRMLKDNKKNWRRVYKSLLLLAYLIRNGSERVVTSAREHIYDLRSLENYHFVDEHGKDQGINIRQKVKELVEFAQDDDRLREERKKAKKNKDKYVGVSSDSVGGFRYSERYDPEPKSKWDEDWDKSKSAFPFSDKLGELSDKIGSTIDDTISKFRRKDREDSPERCSDSDEEKKARRGRSPKGEFKDEEETVTTKHIHITQATETTTTRHKRTANPSKTIDLGAAAHYTGDKASPDQNASAHTPQSSVKTSVPSSKSSGDLVDLFDGTSQSTGGSADLFGGFADFGSAAASSNFPSQVTAASGNGDFGDWSAFNQAPSGPVAASGELFSSASQPAVELVSSSQPALGPPPAASNSSDLFDLMGSSQATMTSSQSMNFSMMSTNTVGLGLPVSRSQNTDMVQKSVSKTLPSTWSDPSVNISLDNLLPGMQPSKPQQPSLNTMIQQQNMQQPMNVMTQSFGAVNLSSPSNMLPVRPQTNPLMGGPMPMSMPSLMTGTMGMAPLGNSPMMNQSMMGMNMNIGMSTAGMGLTGTMGMGMPNLAMTSGTVQPKQDAFANFANFSK, encoded by the exons caCCAATGTGGTTATGAATTATTCAGAGATAGAGTCTAAGGTTCGAGAAGCAACGAATGACGATCCTTGGGGACCTTCTGGGCAACTCATGGGAGAGATTGCCAA GGCTACATTTATGTACGAACAATTTCCAGAACTTATGAACATGCTTTGGTCACGAATgttaaaagacaacaaaaaaaattggAGAAGAGTTTATAAG tCATTGCTGCTCCTAGCTTACCTCATAAGGAATGGATCAGAGCGTGTTGTTACAAGTGCCAGAGAACACATTTATGATTTGCGATCCCTGGAAAATTACCACTTTGTAG ATGAGCATGGCAAGGATCAAGGTATAAATATTCGCCAGAAGGTGAAAGAATTGGTTGAATTTGCCCAGGATGATGACAGGCTTCGTGAAGAgcgaaagaaagcaaagaagaacaaagacaaaTATGTTGGGGTTTCCTCAGACAGTGTTGGAGGATTCAGATACA GTGAACGATATGATCCTGAGCCTAAATCAAAATGGGATGAGGACTGGGATAAAAGCAAGAGTGCTTTTCCATTCAGTGATAAATTAGGTGAACTGAGTGATAAAATTGGAAGCACAATTGACGACACCATCAGCAAGTTCCGGAGGAAAGATAGAGAAGACTCTCCAGAAAGATGCAG tGACAGTgatgaggaaaagaaagcaagaagaggCAGATCTCCCAAAGGTGAATTCAAAGATGAAGAGGAGACTGTGACGACAAAACATATCCATATCACACAGGCCACAGAGACCACCACCACAAGACACAAGCGCACAGCAAATCCTTCCAAAACCATTGATCTTGGAGCAGCAGCACATTACACAGGGGACAAAGCAAGTCCAGATCAGAATGCTTCAGCTCATACACCTCAGTCTTCAGTTAAG aCTTCAGTGCCTAGCAGTAAGTCATCAGGTGACCTTGTTGATCTGTTTGATGGCACCAGCCAATCAACAG GAGGATCAGCTGATTTATTTGGAGGCTTTGCTGACTTTGGCTCAGCCGCTGCATCAAGCAATTTCCCTTCCCAAG taacaGCAGCAAGTGGGAATGGAGACTTTGGTGACTGGAGTGCCTTCAACCAAGCCCCGTCAGGCCCTGTTGCTGCCAGTGGTGAGCTCTTCAGCAGTGCCTCACAGCCAGCTGTAGAGCTTGTCAGTAGCTCACAACCAGCTTTAGGCCCACCTCCAGCTGCCTCAAATTCTTCAGACCTATTTGATCTTATGGGCTCATCGCAGGCAACAATGACATCTTCCCAGAGTATGAATTTCTCTATGATGAGCACTAATACTGTAGGTCTGGGTTTGCCCGTGTCAAGATCACAG AATACAGATATGGTCCAGAAGTCAGTCAGCAAAACCCTGCCCTCTACATGGTCTGACCCCAGCGTAAACATCAGCCTAGACAACTTACTACCTGGTATGCAGCCTTCCAAACCCCAGCAGCCATCACTCAATACAATGATTCAACAACAGA ATATGCAACAGCCTATGAATGTGATGACCCAAAGTTTCGGAGCTGTAAACCTCAGTTCTCCATCGAACATGCTTCCTGTCCGGCCCCAAACTAACCCTCTGATGGGGGGACCCATGCCTATGAGCATGCCCAGTTTGATGACTGGCACCATGGGAATGGCCCCTCTTGGAAATAGTCCAATGATGAACCAGAGCATGATGGGCATGAACATGAACATAGGGATGTCAACTGCTGGGATGGGCCTGACAGGCACAATGGGAATGGGCATGCCCAACTTAGCCATGACTTCTGGAACTGTGCAACCCAAGCAAGATGCCTTTGCAAATTTCGCCAACTTTAGCAAGTAA
- the CLINT1 gene encoding clathrin interactor 1 isoform X1, giving the protein MLNMWKVRELVDKATNVVMNYSEIESKVREATNDDPWGPSGQLMGEIAKATFMYEQFPELMNMLWSRMLKDNKKNWRRVYKSLLLLAYLIRNGSERVVTSAREHIYDLRSLENYHFVDEHGKDQGINIRQKVKELVEFAQDDDRLREERKKAKKNKDKYVGVSSDSVGGFRYSERYDPEPKSKWDEDWDKSKSAFPFSDKLGELSDKIGSTIDDTISKFRRKDREDSPERCSDSDEEKKARRGRSPKGEFKDEEETVTTKHIHITQATETTTTRHKRTANPSKTIDLGAAAHYTGDKASPDQNASAHTPQSSVKTSVPSSKSSGDLVDLFDGTSQSTGGSADLFGGFADFGSAAASSNFPSQVTAASGNGDFGDWSAFNQAPSGPVAASGELFSSASQPAVELVSSSQPALGPPPAASNSSDLFDLMGSSQATMTSSQSMNFSMMSTNTVGLGLPVSRSQPLQNVSTVLQKPNPLYNQNTDMVQKSVSKTLPSTWSDPSVNISLDNLLPGMQPSKPQQPSLNTMIQQQNMQQPMNVMTQSFGAVNLSSPSNMLPVRPQTNPLMGGPMPMSMPSLMTGTMGMAPLGNSPMMNQSMMGMNMNIGMSTAGMGLTGTMGMGMPNLAMTSGTVQPKQDAFANFANFSK; this is encoded by the exons caCCAATGTGGTTATGAATTATTCAGAGATAGAGTCTAAGGTTCGAGAAGCAACGAATGACGATCCTTGGGGACCTTCTGGGCAACTCATGGGAGAGATTGCCAA GGCTACATTTATGTACGAACAATTTCCAGAACTTATGAACATGCTTTGGTCACGAATgttaaaagacaacaaaaaaaattggAGAAGAGTTTATAAG tCATTGCTGCTCCTAGCTTACCTCATAAGGAATGGATCAGAGCGTGTTGTTACAAGTGCCAGAGAACACATTTATGATTTGCGATCCCTGGAAAATTACCACTTTGTAG ATGAGCATGGCAAGGATCAAGGTATAAATATTCGCCAGAAGGTGAAAGAATTGGTTGAATTTGCCCAGGATGATGACAGGCTTCGTGAAGAgcgaaagaaagcaaagaagaacaaagacaaaTATGTTGGGGTTTCCTCAGACAGTGTTGGAGGATTCAGATACA GTGAACGATATGATCCTGAGCCTAAATCAAAATGGGATGAGGACTGGGATAAAAGCAAGAGTGCTTTTCCATTCAGTGATAAATTAGGTGAACTGAGTGATAAAATTGGAAGCACAATTGACGACACCATCAGCAAGTTCCGGAGGAAAGATAGAGAAGACTCTCCAGAAAGATGCAG tGACAGTgatgaggaaaagaaagcaagaagaggCAGATCTCCCAAAGGTGAATTCAAAGATGAAGAGGAGACTGTGACGACAAAACATATCCATATCACACAGGCCACAGAGACCACCACCACAAGACACAAGCGCACAGCAAATCCTTCCAAAACCATTGATCTTGGAGCAGCAGCACATTACACAGGGGACAAAGCAAGTCCAGATCAGAATGCTTCAGCTCATACACCTCAGTCTTCAGTTAAG aCTTCAGTGCCTAGCAGTAAGTCATCAGGTGACCTTGTTGATCTGTTTGATGGCACCAGCCAATCAACAG GAGGATCAGCTGATTTATTTGGAGGCTTTGCTGACTTTGGCTCAGCCGCTGCATCAAGCAATTTCCCTTCCCAAG taacaGCAGCAAGTGGGAATGGAGACTTTGGTGACTGGAGTGCCTTCAACCAAGCCCCGTCAGGCCCTGTTGCTGCCAGTGGTGAGCTCTTCAGCAGTGCCTCACAGCCAGCTGTAGAGCTTGTCAGTAGCTCACAACCAGCTTTAGGCCCACCTCCAGCTGCCTCAAATTCTTCAGACCTATTTGATCTTATGGGCTCATCGCAGGCAACAATGACATCTTCCCAGAGTATGAATTTCTCTATGATGAGCACTAATACTGTAGGTCTGGGTTTGCCCGTGTCAAGATCACAG cCTTTGCAAAATGTTAGCACAGTGCTGCAGAAGCCTAATCCTCTCTATAATCAGAATACAGATATGGTCCAGAAGTCAGTCAGCAAAACCCTGCCCTCTACATGGTCTGACCCCAGCGTAAACATCAGCCTAGACAACTTACTACCTGGTATGCAGCCTTCCAAACCCCAGCAGCCATCACTCAATACAATGATTCAACAACAGA ATATGCAACAGCCTATGAATGTGATGACCCAAAGTTTCGGAGCTGTAAACCTCAGTTCTCCATCGAACATGCTTCCTGTCCGGCCCCAAACTAACCCTCTGATGGGGGGACCCATGCCTATGAGCATGCCCAGTTTGATGACTGGCACCATGGGAATGGCCCCTCTTGGAAATAGTCCAATGATGAACCAGAGCATGATGGGCATGAACATGAACATAGGGATGTCAACTGCTGGGATGGGCCTGACAGGCACAATGGGAATGGGCATGCCCAACTTAGCCATGACTTCTGGAACTGTGCAACCCAAGCAAGATGCCTTTGCAAATTTCGCCAACTTTAGCAAGTAA
- the CLINT1 gene encoding clathrin interactor 1 isoform X4 — MLNMWKVRELVDKATNVVMNYSEIESKVREATNDDPWGPSGQLMGEIAKATFMYEQFPELMNMLWSRMLKDNKKNWRRVYKSLLLLAYLIRNGSERVVTSAREHIYDLRSLENYHFVDEHGKDQGINIRQKVKELVEFAQDDDRLREERKKAKKNKDKYVGVSSDSVGGFRYSERYDPEPKSKWDEDWDKSKSAFPFSDKLGELSDKIGSTIDDTISKFRRKDREDSPERCSDSDEEKKARRGRSPKGEFKDEEETVTTKHIHITQATETTTTRHKRTANPSKTIDLGAAAHYTGDKASPDQNASAHTPQSSVKTSVPSSKSSGDLVDLFDGTSQSTVTAASGNGDFGDWSAFNQAPSGPVAASGELFSSASQPAVELVSSSQPALGPPPAASNSSDLFDLMGSSQATMTSSQSMNFSMMSTNTVGLGLPVSRSQPLQNVSTVLQKPNPLYNQNTDMVQKSVSKTLPSTWSDPSVNISLDNLLPGMQPSKPQQPSLNTMIQQQNMQQPMNVMTQSFGAVNLSSPSNMLPVRPQTNPLMGGPMPMSMPSLMTGTMGMAPLGNSPMMNQSMMGMNMNIGMSTAGMGLTGTMGMGMPNLAMTSGTVQPKQDAFANFANFSK; from the exons caCCAATGTGGTTATGAATTATTCAGAGATAGAGTCTAAGGTTCGAGAAGCAACGAATGACGATCCTTGGGGACCTTCTGGGCAACTCATGGGAGAGATTGCCAA GGCTACATTTATGTACGAACAATTTCCAGAACTTATGAACATGCTTTGGTCACGAATgttaaaagacaacaaaaaaaattggAGAAGAGTTTATAAG tCATTGCTGCTCCTAGCTTACCTCATAAGGAATGGATCAGAGCGTGTTGTTACAAGTGCCAGAGAACACATTTATGATTTGCGATCCCTGGAAAATTACCACTTTGTAG ATGAGCATGGCAAGGATCAAGGTATAAATATTCGCCAGAAGGTGAAAGAATTGGTTGAATTTGCCCAGGATGATGACAGGCTTCGTGAAGAgcgaaagaaagcaaagaagaacaaagacaaaTATGTTGGGGTTTCCTCAGACAGTGTTGGAGGATTCAGATACA GTGAACGATATGATCCTGAGCCTAAATCAAAATGGGATGAGGACTGGGATAAAAGCAAGAGTGCTTTTCCATTCAGTGATAAATTAGGTGAACTGAGTGATAAAATTGGAAGCACAATTGACGACACCATCAGCAAGTTCCGGAGGAAAGATAGAGAAGACTCTCCAGAAAGATGCAG tGACAGTgatgaggaaaagaaagcaagaagaggCAGATCTCCCAAAGGTGAATTCAAAGATGAAGAGGAGACTGTGACGACAAAACATATCCATATCACACAGGCCACAGAGACCACCACCACAAGACACAAGCGCACAGCAAATCCTTCCAAAACCATTGATCTTGGAGCAGCAGCACATTACACAGGGGACAAAGCAAGTCCAGATCAGAATGCTTCAGCTCATACACCTCAGTCTTCAGTTAAG aCTTCAGTGCCTAGCAGTAAGTCATCAGGTGACCTTGTTGATCTGTTTGATGGCACCAGCCAATCAACAG taacaGCAGCAAGTGGGAATGGAGACTTTGGTGACTGGAGTGCCTTCAACCAAGCCCCGTCAGGCCCTGTTGCTGCCAGTGGTGAGCTCTTCAGCAGTGCCTCACAGCCAGCTGTAGAGCTTGTCAGTAGCTCACAACCAGCTTTAGGCCCACCTCCAGCTGCCTCAAATTCTTCAGACCTATTTGATCTTATGGGCTCATCGCAGGCAACAATGACATCTTCCCAGAGTATGAATTTCTCTATGATGAGCACTAATACTGTAGGTCTGGGTTTGCCCGTGTCAAGATCACAG cCTTTGCAAAATGTTAGCACAGTGCTGCAGAAGCCTAATCCTCTCTATAATCAGAATACAGATATGGTCCAGAAGTCAGTCAGCAAAACCCTGCCCTCTACATGGTCTGACCCCAGCGTAAACATCAGCCTAGACAACTTACTACCTGGTATGCAGCCTTCCAAACCCCAGCAGCCATCACTCAATACAATGATTCAACAACAGA ATATGCAACAGCCTATGAATGTGATGACCCAAAGTTTCGGAGCTGTAAACCTCAGTTCTCCATCGAACATGCTTCCTGTCCGGCCCCAAACTAACCCTCTGATGGGGGGACCCATGCCTATGAGCATGCCCAGTTTGATGACTGGCACCATGGGAATGGCCCCTCTTGGAAATAGTCCAATGATGAACCAGAGCATGATGGGCATGAACATGAACATAGGGATGTCAACTGCTGGGATGGGCCTGACAGGCACAATGGGAATGGGCATGCCCAACTTAGCCATGACTTCTGGAACTGTGCAACCCAAGCAAGATGCCTTTGCAAATTTCGCCAACTTTAGCAAGTAA